In the Oncorhynchus gorbuscha isolate QuinsamMale2020 ecotype Even-year linkage group LG05, OgorEven_v1.0, whole genome shotgun sequence genome, one interval contains:
- the LOC124035971 gene encoding protein Largen-like — MSGTSNAESSEGVVSKVKVKKQIKTIMKDLETILGDLRDVAKELKEVVHEIDSLTCDLQLEEAMTDISKTDTLNSSCSSSTTTASSIDKIKIYPDDAIFRPPSVIPAVLTVLKKPHPPLPPPRLTSIKAEENNKNPPSGNLLAKANGTLMRNEVFTGKPNRDLLYCISNSIPEKGRTPMSLLRHEESKCHQATRERVRFSEKVQYHGYCPDCDMQYDVNNTDIHLQTELTEEISPVHQCSSSSPPPQLLLENGGLSVSHSFPPANSPCVPHPNPSLKPQKTILRKSTTTTV; from the exons ATGTCAGGGACATCAAATGCAGAATCTTCTGAAGGAGTAGTCTCCAAAGTGAAAGTAAAAAAGCAGATCAAGACAATCATGAAGGATTTGGAGACCATCCTGGGAGACTTGAGAGATGTGGCCAAAGAGCTCAAAGAG GTTGTGCATGAGATCGACTCCCTCACGTGTGACCTACAGCTGGAGGAGGCGATGACGGACATTTCCAAGACAGACACCCTGAACAGCAGCtgtagcagcagcaccaccacagCCTCCAGCATTGACAAGATCAAGATCTACCCTGACGACGCTATCTTTAGGCCCCCGTCTGTCATCCCTGCTGTCCTGACTGTGCTGAAGAAGCCCCACCCTCCTCTGCCGCCTCCCAGGCTGACATCTATCAAAGCGGAGGAGAACAACAAGAATCCTCCATCAGGGAACCTACTAGCCAAGGCTAACGGGACTCTTATGCGCAATGAAGTTTTCACAGGGAAGCCAAACAGAGACTTATTGTACTGCATCTCAAATAGTATTCCAGAGAAAGGACGTACACCCATGTCTTTGCTACGGCATGAAGAGAGCAAATGCCACCAGGCCACCAGGGAGCGGGTCCGATTTAGTGAAAAGGTCCAGTATCACGGGTACTGCCCTGACTGTGACATGCAATATGACGTCAATAACACAGATATACACTTACAGACAGAATTGACTGAAGAAATTAGCCCTGTCCATCAgtgttcctcctcctcaccaccacCCCAGCTCCTGTTGGAAAATGGCGGCCTCAGCGTCAGCCATAGTTTCCCTCCTGCAAACTCGCCTTGTGTGCCTCATCCTAACCCTTCCTTGAAACCACAGAAAACCATCCTCCGAAAATCAACCACCACAACGGTTTGA